The nucleotide sequence AGCAGGATGGCCGGGTGGGAGTACCCGAAGGTGTTGCGCACCAGCCGGACAAGGCGCGTGATGAGGCGCTCCAGGTCGAGCTCCGATGTGATCAGCTTCCCGCTTTCGTACAACGCCTCCAGTTGCTGGCGGGCTCGGCGCAGCTCCCGTACCAGCCGCAAGAGCTCCACCGTGCGGTAATAGCGCAGGTGGGCTACCGTACCGCCCACGACCCCCAGGCCTACGAAAAACAGCCCTGCCACCATCCAGTCCACCACGACCGGCGCGGGCCACGGCCAGCCGTAAGACCCCCAGAGCCCTGCGGCTGTGATGACCGCGGCGCCGGCTCCTCCTGCGAGGCCGGCGACGGGGCCGTATGCCAGTCCGGCGGCTGCCGGAACCAGGCCCGGTAGCGCGTGGACCGACGGCGGGGGCTTGCCCGCGGCCATCAAGCCGCCATACAGGGCAACCGCTCCCGCGGCGGTCAGCAGCCCCGCCTGGCGCAGCAGGACAGGGACGCGCCGGCGCCCCAGCGGGCGCCGCGACACTTCGGCAGTCTCCCGCACCCTGCCACCCCATCCCCCGGCGACATGGAACCGGCTTCCTCTATTACCGCTGATTATATCGGCCCTCCGGCGGCGTGTCACTCTCCGAACACCCCCTTTCGTGGCCAAGTCGCAGCTCGTGTCCGGGTACAATGGGCGTGGTGGGAAGGGGTCAAAGGTGCGAGGCGTGGGCGAAGCAACGCAAGAGGGGCTCGGAGAACGGCGCGTCCGTGAGGCGCCGCCCCGGAAAGACCGGCTGCGGGCAGGCCGTCTCGTCCTGGCGGCCCTCCTGGTCGTCGCCCTGGTCACCGGGGCAGGGGTCGGAGCCTATCGGGTCGTCTGGTCGCACCTGTCAGCGACGAGCGCTCGGATCGACCGCATGGAGCGCACCCTGGAGCAGCTCTCGGAGCGGGTGAGCCGGATCGAGCAGGTGCAGCGACTGGTCGCGCCCGCCCGGGTCGAGGTCTACTTCAGCCGGTCCACCCCGGAGGGCGAGCTGGAGATGGTACGGGTCGAGCGCCCGGCCCCGCCGGCCAGCGCTCCGGAAGACCGCGTGCGTCTCGCCATCCAGGCCATGCTCCAGGGTCCCTCGCCCGGGGAGACCTCCGGCCAGTCTCTCTACACCCAGATTCCCGAGGGCACCCGCCTGCTGTCGGTACGCCTGCAGGGCGAGACCGCGTTCTTGAACTTCTCCCGGGAGTTCGAGCAGACCGGCGGTACTCAGCGCCTAGCCGGCATGCTCCGCCAGGTGGTCTTCACCGCCACGGCGGTGCCGCCGGTGCGCAAGGTGGTGCTGCTGGTGGAAGGGGAGCAGGTAGGCACCGAGACGCATCCGTTCACAGGAGATGGACTCCTGTTCGGCGAACTCTCCCGGGACGCGCTGCCGCTTTGAGCGGAGAGGCGAGGGGGCCGACGCGCAATCGGGGCTCAGCGTTTCGTCGCGCAGTTCGTGCGGCGTCACCGGTGGCGTTACGCTGCCGGGGTCGCCGCCCTCATCGTCGTGGACCTCCTCCAGCTCTACATTCCCCAGGTCCTGGGCGGCGTGGCGGACGAGCTCGCTGCCGGCCGCCTCAGCGCCGCTTACGTGCTCCGCGCGGCGGGGCTGCTGGTGGCGCTCGACGTGCTGATCGCCGCGGGCCGGTGGGCCTGGCGCCAGTTCCTGCTTGGCGCCTCCCGGCTCCTGGAAGTCGAGCTGAGGCGCCATGTCTTCGTGCACCTGCAAACCCTCTCCGCAGGCTACTTCACGCGGCACCGGGTCGGGGACCTGATGGCTCACCTGACCAACGACATCCAGGCGGTGCGCATGGCGGCGGGGCAGGGCGTGGTGCTCTCGGTGGACGCCATCTTCATGACCGTCGCGGTCGCCGCCATGATGGTCGGTACGACCGACCTGCGCCTCAGCTTGCTGGCTGCCGCGCCGTTGTTGCTGCTCGCCGTCGCCTTGAGCAGGACGGGGCGGGAAGTCCACCGGCGCTTCCGGTCGGTCCAGGAGGGCTTCAGCCACCTCACCGAGTTCGTCGAGGAGAACGTGACAGGGATCCGGGTGGTGCAGAGCTTCGCCCGGGAGGCGCAAGAGCAGGCGCGCTTCGACGCGATCGCCGCCGAGCAGGTGCGCCGCCAGATGCACCTTGCCCGGGTGTGGGCGGCCATGGGCCCCATGACCGAGGGAGCCGTCGGTCTTTCTTTTGCAGTGCTGCTGTTCGTGGGCGGATGGATGGTGGAGTCGGACCTGGTGAGCCTGGGCGGCTTCGTGGCGTTCACCGGTTACCTCTCCATGCTCGTGTGGCCCCTCACGTCGGTCGGGTGGTTGATCAACATGATCCAGAGGGGCCGGGCGTCGCTCGAACGGCTGAGCGCCATCCTGGGTGAGGTGCCGGAGGTGACGGAGAGCCCGGACTCCATCGATCCGGGGCTGCTGTCGGGGCGAGTCGACGTGCGGGGGCTCACCTTCACCTATCCGGGCGCCTCCCGCCCGGCCCTGGTCGACATCCGCTTCTCTTTGCGCCCCGGGGAGAGCCTCGGGCTGGTCGGGCGTACCGGTTCGGGCAAGAGCACCCTGGCCATGCTCCTGCTGCGCCTGTACGACCCGCCGCCCGGGACCATCTTCTACGACGGCGTCGACGTGCGGCGATTGCGCCTGGCTCCGCTACGCCGCCAGATCGGCTACGTGCCCCAGGATCAGTTTCTGTTCTCCATGAGCCTGGCGGAAAACATCGCCTTCGGGCTCGACAGCCGCGGCGCGCAGGACGGAACGGCCGCCAGCGGGCCCCGCCCCGTGAGGCTTGCGGGGGACCCGGCCGACGACCCGGTGGTCGTGCGGGCGGCGCAGCTCGGACACCTGCACGAGGACGTGGAGACGTTCCCCGAGGGGTACCGGTCCCTGGTCGGCGAGCGGGGCATCGCCCTCTCGGGCGGCCAAAAGCAGAGGACCGCCATCGCCAGGGCCCTGGCCAAGGAGCCCAGGTTGCTCGTCATGGACGATGCTCTCTCCGCCGTGGACGTGCAGACGGAGCGGGCCATCCTGCACGACCTGCAGGACGTGCTCGCCGGGAGGACGACCATCATCATCTCCCACCGGCTCTCCGCGGTCCGCCATTGCGACCGGATCCTGGTGCTGGACGAGGGCCGGATCGTCGAGGAGGGCACCCACGAGGAACTCGCCGCTCGAGGTGGCCTCTATGCGCGCATGCTCCACCAGCAGCAGCTGGAAGCAGAACTCCAGGCGCCCTGAGGCGCAGTCGGGGAGGTCTTCCACCGGTGCCGCAGGCGTTCGACATCCACGAAGAAGAAGCGCTCAAACCCCGCGGCGATCCACGGCTGCTGCGCCGGCTCGCCGGCTACGCCCGCCCGTACGCCGGGCCCATCGCGCTGGCGGTGCTGATGGCGCTGCTGGTCACCGTGGCCGACCTGGCGAGGCCTTACGTATTCAAGGTCGCCATCGACGACCATTTGCTGGGGTTTTCGCAGCCCCTCGTGGAGGTGACGGGTCTGACGCTCCCTCCACCGCTGCAGGAGCGGGCGGTGCAGCTCGGCGATCGCTTGTTCGTGAGGGAGCGGGAGCTGCCGGCCGGTCCCGTTCGGGAACGGCTGGCCGGCGCTCGCCGCCGGCAGATCCTCAAGGTGGGCGGGCAACCCCTGCTGGTGGACGGGGTGGTGGCCGGGCAGCGTGACGCAGCGCTCAATCGGGGCCGGGTCGTGGGCCGGGCGGGGCAGGGGCGGCTTCTCGTCGAGTTCGACGGGCGCACGTACGAGGCGGAGCCGGTCGGCGCCGACGAGTGGCGGCGGTTCCTTCGACCCGACCACTCCGCGCTGCTGAGGCTGGGAGCAGTACTGGTGGGGTTGACGATGGCTTCGCAGGCCTTGGCGTATGGGATGACCTTCCTCATGCAGCGCTCGGGACAGGAGATCGTCCGGAGGCTGCGCAGCCAGCTCTTCCATCACGTCGAGCACCGGGCTCTGTCCTTCTTCGACCGGCAGCCGGCGGGCCGGATCGTCACGCGGCTCACCAACGACACCGAGGCGCTCAGCGAGATGTACACCACCGTGGTGGTCAGCCTCTTCCGGGACGGCTTCATCCTCGTGGGCGTCATCGTCGCCATGGCCCGCCTCGATCCCGGGCTGAGCGCGGTCGGCCTGGCGGTGTTGCCCGTCGTGGGCGGCGCGACATGGGTCTTCCGGGCGAAGGCCCGGGACGCGTATCGCCGGGTGCGGGTGCGGCTGGCCAGAGTCAACGCGTTCCTGGCGGAAAACCTGGCCGGCATGTGGCTCGTCAAGGCCTTCGCGCAAGAGCCGGCCCAGCTGGCCCGCTTCGACCGGGAAAACGAGGAGTACCTGCGCTCCACGATGGGCGAGCTGTCGGTGTTCGCCGTGTTTCGACCCGTGGTGGATTTCCTGGGAAATGGTGCGCTGGCCCTCTTGCTGTGGTACGGGGGCGTCCGGGTGGCGCAAGGCCAGCTCGAGTACGGCGTGTTGTACGCTTTCCTGCAATACATCCGGCAGCTCTTCCAGCCCATCGGGGATCTGGCCGAGAAGTACAACGTGCTGCAGGCGGCGATGGCCTCTTCCGAGCGCATCTTCCAGATCCTGGACGATCCGACGGCCATCCGGGAGCCGGCGCAGCCGGCCAGGGTGCCCTCCAGGGCGAGGGGGCACGTGGCCCTCGACCGGGTCTGGTTCGCCTACGAAGCGGAGCGCTGGGTGCTGCGCGACGTCTCGCTGGAGGCCCGCCCCGGCGAGACGGTGGGGCTCGTGGGGGCGACCGGGGCCGGCAAGAGCTCCATCATCGCGTTGATGGCGCGCCTGTACGACGTCCAAAAGGGCGCGGTGCTGCTGGACGGGCACGACGTGCGGACGCTGCCCCTGGGGTGGCTCAGGCGCCAGGTGGCCGTGGTGTTGCAGGACCCGCTGCTTTTCTCCGGTACTCTGGCGTACAATATCGGCTTCGGCGTGGACGGCGCCGGACCGGAGGAGGTCCGGGAGGCGGCCCGCAGGGTCGGCGCACACGAGTTCATCGAGGCGCTGCCCGGCGGCTACGACTATCCGGTCAGCGAGCGGGGCGCGGGGCTATCGGCGGGCCAGCGCCAGCTCATCGCCCTGGCGCGAGCGGCCGCGCTGCGTGCGCCGGTGCTCGTTCTCGACGAGGCGACGGCCAGCGTGGACAGCGAGACGGAGCAGCGCATCCAGGCGGCCATCCGGTCGCTGCAGGGGGCGTGCACCGTGATCATCGTGGCGCACCGGCTCTCCACGGTGGTACACGCCGACCGCATCGTGGTGCTGCACCGCGGCGAGGTGCGGGAGGTCGGGCGCCACGACGAGCTGCTGGCGCGCCAGGGGCTCTACGCCAAGATGTGGCAGCTCCAGACCCTGGAGCGGCAAGCCGGCCGGGTTGCCGCGGCAGGATGAGGAGCGGGCCGCCCGCCGCCGTGCTCAGGCGGCGCCCAGATACGCTTCCGCCACGGCCGGGTTGGCCATCAGCTCCGCGGAGGGCCCGCTCAAGACGACCCGGCCGTTCTCCAGGACGTAGCCCCGGGTGGCGAGCGCGAGGGCCATACGGGCGTTTTGCTCGACCAGAAGCAGGGTCGTGCCCTGCCGGTTGATCTCCCGCAACAGCCGGAAGATCTCCGCGACCAGCACCGGTGCCAGCCCCATGGACGGCTCGTCCAGCAGCATGATGCGGCCCCGCAGCATCAGGGCTCGCCCGATGGCCAGCATCTGCTGTTCGCCGCCCGAGAGGGTGCCGGCGTTCTGATGGCGCCGCTCGGCCAGGCGGGGCAGCAGCGAGAAGACCCGCTCGATGTCCTCCTGCACCTGGCGGCGATCGCGGCGGGAAAAGGTGGCCAGGCGCAGGTTTTCGAGCACGGTAAGGTTGGCGAAGATGGCCCGCCCTTCGGGGACGTGGGAAATGCCCATGGCGGCGATCTGGTCGGCCGGCAGGCGGGAGAGGTCGGCGTCCCCGAAGAGGATCTTCCCCCGGGCCGGGCGCACCAGGCCGGAGACGGCCCGGAGCGTGGTGGTCTTGCCGGCGCCGTTGGCGCCGATGAGCGCCACGACCTCGCCGTCATGTACCTGGAGCGAGACCCCCGAGAGCGCCTGGATGCTGCCGTAGCGGACCTCCACGTCCTGCAGGGTGAGCAGCGCCCGGCCCGGTCCTGGTTGAGCCACCGCCATCACGACCCCTCCGCCTGGCGGCCCAGGTATGCCTCCAGCACCCTGGGATGCTGCCGGATGAACTCGGGCGGGCCTTCCGCGATGATCTCCCCGAAGTCGAGCACCACGATCCGGGGGCAGACCCCCATCACGACCCGCATCTGGTGCTCGATGAGGATGATGGCGACGCCGAAGTGCCGGTGGATCCATCGAATCTGCTCCAACAGGCGCTCCGCTTCCGCCGGGTTCATGCCGGCGGCCGGCTCGTCGAGGAGCAGGAGGCGAGGCCTCGCGGCCAGGGCGCGGGCCATCTCCAGGCGCCGCTGGTGCCCGTATGGCAGGCTCCCGGCCGGCTCGGCGGCCAGGTGGGCGAGGCCGAACAGCTCCAGCATCTCCATGGAACGCTCGAAGATGGCTTCCTCCTCGGCCGCGATCGCACCGGCCCCGGCCAGCGCGCCGAAGAGGTGCGTTCGGCCGCTCTTGTACAGGGCCGCCCGCACGTTGTCGAGCACGGAAAGCCCCTTGAACAGTCGAATGTTCTGAAAGGTGCGGGCCACGCCCGCTTGGGCGATCTGGCTGGGGCGCAGCCCCACCAGCGAGCGCCCCAGCCACCGGATCTCCCCGGCCGAAGGACGATAGACCCCGGTCACCAGGTTGAAGACCGTCGTCTTGCCGGCGCCGTTGGGGCCGATGAGGCCCACCAGCTCCCCTTCCTCGAGCTGCAGGGAGAAGTCGTGCAGCGCCTGCAGGCCGCCGAAGCGAATGCCGAGATGCTCGATCTCAAGGAGCGCCAACGACCTTCGCCCCTTCCCCGGCGCGCCGGCGCAGCAGGCGCTCCCGCCATGGAATCAGCGCGGCGGGCTCCTGATAGCCCAGGATGCCGCGCGGCCGCAGGATCATCAACAGCACCAGCAGAAGCGGCGCCAGCACCCACCGCCACAGCCCCAGGAAGCGCAACAGCTCCAGCAGCACCGTGTAGATGGCGGCGCCCAGCACGCTGCCGGCCAGGCTGGCGACGCCTCCGAGGTAGACCATGACCAGGATCTCCGTGGACTTGACGATGTCGAAGCTCTTCGGGTTGATGAATTGAATCAGGTGGGCGTACAGTCCCCCCGCCACCCCGGCGAAGAAGGCAGCGATGAGGAACGCCTGGAGCTTGACCCGGCGCGTCTCGATGCCGATGATCTCCGCCGCCACCTCGTCTTCTCGGATGGCCTGGACGCCGCGTCCGAAACGGGAGTGCAGGAACTGGCGAAGCGCCCCGAGCGTCACGAACACCCACAAGTAGACCCAGGCGGGGCTCGTCAGGCGGGCGATTCCGACCAGCCCCCGCGGGCCGCCCACCGCCTCGATGTTTTCGATGACGCTCTTGACGATCATGTTGAGGGCCAGCGTGACGATGGCCAGGTAATCGCCCCGCGTGCGGAAAGAGGGGATGGCCACCAGGAGGCCGACCGCCGCCGCTCCTGCTCCCCCCAGGACGACCGAGACGGGGAAGAAGTACGGCCACCACGCCCGGGGCACGGCCCAGAGCATGGTCACGGCCGAAACGTAAGCCCCCACCGCCATGAACCCGGCATGGCCCACGGAGAACTCGCCCATGTAGCCGTTGACCAGGTTGAGGCTGGCCGCGAGGATGACGTTGATGCCGACGTACATCAGGACCTGGACGTGGTACGCGTTGAGGGGCAAGAGGGGCAGCACGAAGTGCAACAACGCCACGATGGCGGCTGCTGCCGCCCACCAACCGGCATCCCGTCCCACCAGGCCTGCCGTTGCCGGCTTGCTCCGGACGCCCCCGGCTTTCACACTTTCTGCGCCCATACCCGTCCCATCAATCCCGTCGGTTTGAAGACCAGCAGCAACAGCAGCAGGGAGAAGGCGACGAAATCCCGGTACGTCGACGGGAGGAAAGCCGCTACGAGCACCTCGGTCGCCGCCAGGATGTAACCCCCGAGCATCGCGCCCCGAATACTGCCGATCCCACCCACCACGGCCGCGACGAACGCCTTCCAGCCCACCAGGATGCCCATGTAGGGATCGATGATGGGGTAAGCGAGGCCCACCAGGATCCCTCCTGCGGCCGCCAGGGCCGATCCGATGGCGAAGGTGAGGCTGATCACCCGGTTGACCGGCACTCCCATGAGCGGGAG is from Limnochorda sp. L945t and encodes:
- a CDS encoding ABC transporter ATP-binding protein; the encoded protein is MRRHRWRYAAGVAALIVVDLLQLYIPQVLGGVADELAAGRLSAAYVLRAAGLLVALDVLIAAGRWAWRQFLLGASRLLEVELRRHVFVHLQTLSAGYFTRHRVGDLMAHLTNDIQAVRMAAGQGVVLSVDAIFMTVAVAAMMVGTTDLRLSLLAAAPLLLLAVALSRTGREVHRRFRSVQEGFSHLTEFVEENVTGIRVVQSFAREAQEQARFDAIAAEQVRRQMHLARVWAAMGPMTEGAVGLSFAVLLFVGGWMVESDLVSLGGFVAFTGYLSMLVWPLTSVGWLINMIQRGRASLERLSAILGEVPEVTESPDSIDPGLLSGRVDVRGLTFTYPGASRPALVDIRFSLRPGESLGLVGRTGSGKSTLAMLLLRLYDPPPGTIFYDGVDVRRLRLAPLRRQIGYVPQDQFLFSMSLAENIAFGLDSRGAQDGTAASGPRPVRLAGDPADDPVVVRAAQLGHLHEDVETFPEGYRSLVGERGIALSGGQKQRTAIARALAKEPRLLVMDDALSAVDVQTERAILHDLQDVLAGRTTIIISHRLSAVRHCDRILVLDEGRIVEEGTHEELAARGGLYARMLHQQQLEAELQAP
- a CDS encoding ABC transporter ATP-binding protein, giving the protein MPQAFDIHEEEALKPRGDPRLLRRLAGYARPYAGPIALAVLMALLVTVADLARPYVFKVAIDDHLLGFSQPLVEVTGLTLPPPLQERAVQLGDRLFVRERELPAGPVRERLAGARRRQILKVGGQPLLVDGVVAGQRDAALNRGRVVGRAGQGRLLVEFDGRTYEAEPVGADEWRRFLRPDHSALLRLGAVLVGLTMASQALAYGMTFLMQRSGQEIVRRLRSQLFHHVEHRALSFFDRQPAGRIVTRLTNDTEALSEMYTTVVVSLFRDGFILVGVIVAMARLDPGLSAVGLAVLPVVGGATWVFRAKARDAYRRVRVRLARVNAFLAENLAGMWLVKAFAQEPAQLARFDRENEEYLRSTMGELSVFAVFRPVVDFLGNGALALLLWYGGVRVAQGQLEYGVLYAFLQYIRQLFQPIGDLAEKYNVLQAAMASSERIFQILDDPTAIREPAQPARVPSRARGHVALDRVWFAYEAERWVLRDVSLEARPGETVGLVGATGAGKSSIIALMARLYDVQKGAVLLDGHDVRTLPLGWLRRQVAVVLQDPLLFSGTLAYNIGFGVDGAGPEEVREAARRVGAHEFIEALPGGYDYPVSERGAGLSAGQRQLIALARAAALRAPVLVLDEATASVDSETEQRIQAAIRSLQGACTVIIVAHRLSTVVHADRIVVLHRGEVREVGRHDELLARQGLYAKMWQLQTLERQAGRVAAAG
- a CDS encoding branched-chain amino acid ABC transporter permease gives rise to the protein MGAESVKAGGVRSKPATAGLVGRDAGWWAAAAAIVALLHFVLPLLPLNAYHVQVLMYVGINVILAASLNLVNGYMGEFSVGHAGFMAVGAYVSAVTMLWAVPRAWWPYFFPVSVVLGGAGAAAVGLLVAIPSFRTRGDYLAIVTLALNMIVKSVIENIEAVGGPRGLVGIARLTSPAWVYLWVFVTLGALRQFLHSRFGRGVQAIREDEVAAEIIGIETRRVKLQAFLIAAFFAGVAGGLYAHLIQFINPKSFDIVKSTEILVMVYLGGVASLAGSVLGAAIYTVLLELLRFLGLWRWVLAPLLLVLLMILRPRGILGYQEPAALIPWRERLLRRRAGEGAKVVGAP
- a CDS encoding GerMN domain-containing protein, whose translation is MRGVGEATQEGLGERRVREAPPRKDRLRAGRLVLAALLVVALVTGAGVGAYRVVWSHLSATSARIDRMERTLEQLSERVSRIEQVQRLVAPARVEVYFSRSTPEGELEMVRVERPAPPASAPEDRVRLAIQAMLQGPSPGETSGQSLYTQIPEGTRLLSVRLQGETAFLNFSREFEQTGGTQRLAGMLRQVVFTATAVPPVRKVVLLVEGEQVGTETHPFTGDGLLFGELSRDALPL
- a CDS encoding ABC transporter ATP-binding protein, yielding MAVAQPGPGRALLTLQDVEVRYGSIQALSGVSLQVHDGEVVALIGANGAGKTTTLRAVSGLVRPARGKILFGDADLSRLPADQIAAMGISHVPEGRAIFANLTVLENLRLATFSRRDRRQVQEDIERVFSLLPRLAERRHQNAGTLSGGEQQMLAIGRALMLRGRIMLLDEPSMGLAPVLVAEIFRLLREINRQGTTLLLVEQNARMALALATRGYVLENGRVVLSGPSAELMANPAVAEAYLGAA
- a CDS encoding ABC transporter ATP-binding protein — protein: MALLEIEHLGIRFGGLQALHDFSLQLEEGELVGLIGPNGAGKTTVFNLVTGVYRPSAGEIRWLGRSLVGLRPSQIAQAGVARTFQNIRLFKGLSVLDNVRAALYKSGRTHLFGALAGAGAIAAEEEAIFERSMEMLELFGLAHLAAEPAGSLPYGHQRRLEMARALAARPRLLLLDEPAAGMNPAEAERLLEQIRWIHRHFGVAIILIEHQMRVVMGVCPRIVVLDFGEIIAEGPPEFIRQHPRVLEAYLGRQAEGS